One segment of Anguilla anguilla isolate fAngAng1 chromosome 1, fAngAng1.pri, whole genome shotgun sequence DNA contains the following:
- the LOC118231437 gene encoding chromogranin-A-like isoform X3, whose amino-acid sequence MITRGCCVFTLLVSYVLSNPVPSDQVAKDDIKVMKCIVEVIADTLSKPHPIAVSQECQDSLTGDDRIASILRHQNLLKELQEIAAEGVSERVHQPPQKKNEDDSDHVTDGLGGHPGVEDTTGEQWEPSTAKEGAADRGDPAEGDNEVEEESREKSGESREGNEIGGTNEGEAAGEAEEGEEKETDGENSRNCISDSVNRGQEEEEQEEDEEKTAPAEEEETHSSSGEDEGKGKEGNETEEDDSTQVSKDGETEQPKSVPDAESDAKRSEEGEAEEEEEMEGEPGHKRPFEGAEKEGEEDATSEVKDDRESEPGFERSSERGEESPRQPSGAAEEDGRMGGEGRNPMEETQGSPQLLWYAPHRSEENSPEEAQELHVEEKREEEGSGSHRGP is encoded by the exons ATGATCACAAGAGGatgctgtgtttttacattattgGTGAGCTACG TGCTTTCAAACCCCGTTCCTTCAGATCAAGTGGCGAAAGATGACATTAAG GTGATGAAATGTATCGTAGAGGTGATCGCTGACACTCTGAGCAAGCCCCATCCCATCGCCGTCAGCCAGGAGTGCCAGGACTCCCTTACAGGAG ATGACCGAATAGCCTCCATCCTTCGCCACCAGAATCTTCTCAAGGAGTTGCAGGAAATTGCTGCTGAAG GTGTCAGTGAGAGAGTCCACCAGCCACCACAGAAGAAAAATGAGGACGATAGCGATCATGTGACCGACGGCCTTGGGGGTCACCCAGGCGTGGAGGACACAACAGGTGAGCAGTGGG agccaTCCACAGCAAAGGAGGGGGCTGCTGATAGGGGGGACCCCGCGGAGGGGGACAacgaggtggaggaggagagccgGGAGAAGAGTGGGGAGTCCCGGGAGGGCAACGAGATTGGGGGAACCAACGAAGGGGAGGCggcgggggaggcggaggagggagaagagaaggaAACGGATGGAGAAAACAGCCGAAATTGCATTTCTGACTCGGTGAACCGAggtcaggaagaggaagagcaggaggaagatgaagaaaagACGGCCccggcagaggaggaggagactcACTCCAGCTCTGGGGAGGATGAGGGGAAGGGAAAGGAGGGGAATGAAACGGAAGAGGACGACAGCACACAAGTAAGCAAAG ATGGGGAGACCGAGCAGCCGAAGAGCGTCCCCGATGCAGAGTCCGACGCGAAACGATctgaggagggggaggcggaggaggaagaagagatggagggagagccAGGACATAAAAGGCCTTTCGAGGGGGCAGAGAAAGAAGGTGAAGAGGATGCAACGAGTGAGGTGAAGGATGACAGGGAGAGCGAGCCGGGCTTCGAGCGGTCgagcgagagaggagaggaatcGCCCCGGCAACCGTCTGGGGCCGCAGAGGAAGACGGGCGCATGGGCGGGGAGGGAAGGAATCCGATGGAGGAGACACAGGGGAGCCCGCAGCTGCTGTGGTACGCCCCGCACCGCTCCGAGGAGAACAGCCCGGAGGAGGCGCAGGAGCTCCAcgtggaggagaagagggaggaggagggcagcgGCAGCCACAGGG gaCCATGA
- the LOC118231437 gene encoding chromogranin-A-like isoform X1: MITRGCCVFTLLVSYVLSNPVPSDQVAKDDIKVMKCIVEVIADTLSKPHPIAVSQECQDSLTGDDRIASILRHQNLLKELQEIAAEGVSERVHQPPQKKNEDDSDHVTDGLGGHPGVEDTTGEQWEPSTAKEGAADRGDPAEGDNEVEEESREKSGESREGNEIGGTNEGEAAGEAEEGEEKETDGENSRNCISDSVNRGQEEEEQEEDEEKTAPAEEEETHSSSGEDEGKGKEGNETEEDDSTQVSKDGETEQPKSVPDAESDAKRSEEGEAEEEEEMEGEPGHKRPFEGAEKEGEEDATSEVKDDRESEPGFERSSERGEESPRQPSGAAEEDGRMGGEGRNPMEETQGSPQLLWYAPHRSEENSPEEAQELHVEEKREEEGSGSHRGEDHEIERLAAIESELESVAQRLHELRRG, encoded by the exons ATGATCACAAGAGGatgctgtgtttttacattattgGTGAGCTACG TGCTTTCAAACCCCGTTCCTTCAGATCAAGTGGCGAAAGATGACATTAAG GTGATGAAATGTATCGTAGAGGTGATCGCTGACACTCTGAGCAAGCCCCATCCCATCGCCGTCAGCCAGGAGTGCCAGGACTCCCTTACAGGAG ATGACCGAATAGCCTCCATCCTTCGCCACCAGAATCTTCTCAAGGAGTTGCAGGAAATTGCTGCTGAAG GTGTCAGTGAGAGAGTCCACCAGCCACCACAGAAGAAAAATGAGGACGATAGCGATCATGTGACCGACGGCCTTGGGGGTCACCCAGGCGTGGAGGACACAACAGGTGAGCAGTGGG agccaTCCACAGCAAAGGAGGGGGCTGCTGATAGGGGGGACCCCGCGGAGGGGGACAacgaggtggaggaggagagccgGGAGAAGAGTGGGGAGTCCCGGGAGGGCAACGAGATTGGGGGAACCAACGAAGGGGAGGCggcgggggaggcggaggagggagaagagaaggaAACGGATGGAGAAAACAGCCGAAATTGCATTTCTGACTCGGTGAACCGAggtcaggaagaggaagagcaggaggaagatgaagaaaagACGGCCccggcagaggaggaggagactcACTCCAGCTCTGGGGAGGATGAGGGGAAGGGAAAGGAGGGGAATGAAACGGAAGAGGACGACAGCACACAAGTAAGCAAAG ATGGGGAGACCGAGCAGCCGAAGAGCGTCCCCGATGCAGAGTCCGACGCGAAACGATctgaggagggggaggcggaggaggaagaagagatggagggagagccAGGACATAAAAGGCCTTTCGAGGGGGCAGAGAAAGAAGGTGAAGAGGATGCAACGAGTGAGGTGAAGGATGACAGGGAGAGCGAGCCGGGCTTCGAGCGGTCgagcgagagaggagaggaatcGCCCCGGCAACCGTCTGGGGCCGCAGAGGAAGACGGGCGCATGGGCGGGGAGGGAAGGAATCCGATGGAGGAGACACAGGGGAGCCCGCAGCTGCTGTGGTACGCCCCGCACCGCTCCGAGGAGAACAGCCCGGAGGAGGCGCAGGAGCTCCAcgtggaggagaagagggaggaggagggcagcgGCAGCCACAGGGGTGAG gaCCATGAGATCGAGCGCCTAGCGGCCATTGAGTCCGAGCTGGAGAGCGTGGCCCAGAGGCTTCATGAGCTGAGGAGAGGCTGA
- the si:dkey-177p2.18 gene encoding phospholipase B1, membrane-associated isoform X2 — protein sequence MRRLSIAVVICIFASCLVKGNSWWEDYEEGKKHYSEEALNKEFPEKTRPQGFSHPPFQCPDMSPSPTNPSSVELVKAADIRVIAAMGDSLTTAIAANASNVLQVPIEYRQVSWSIGGYGTIQDVITLANIVKLFNPNVLGPAPVMTFHGVPTTINETGFNLAVTGHNTLNFSEQARHLIDTLKSYPGLNFTEDWKLATVLIGMNDICDYCKNKTLFSVDNFIHYMAESLDMMMNEVPRMIVNVVQIMTMEPLREVQRPTVGCLLQKSFCSCLTTPPSDSPELKELVELNFEFQRRLEKLLHSDRYFKEDFAVVLQPYLKNAQPPRLPAMRNWLRACGTTCSSLKEKSSCLRHSLNRLN from the exons ATGAGAAGGCTTTCAATTGCTGTGGTAATCTGCATATTTGCTTCTTGCCTTGTCAAAG GCAACAGTTGGTGGGAGGATTATGAGGAAGGAAAGAAGCACTACAGTGAGGAGGCTCTTAATAAG GAGTTTCCAGAGAAGACGAGACCTCAAGGCTTCAGTCACCCCCCGTTTCAGTGTCCAGACATGAGCCCCTCTCCCACCAATCCCTCATctg TTGAGCTTGTGAAAGCAGCTGACATCAGAGTTATAGCAGCCATGGGTGATTCGCTGACA ACAGCAATTGCTGCCAATGCATCCAATGTCCTCCAAGTGCCCATTGAATACCGTCAAGTTTCATGGAG TATTGGGGGCTATGGAACAATCCAAGATGTTATTACACTTGCAA ACATTGTCAAACTGTTTAACCCAAATGTGCTGGGGCCAGCACCCGTGATGACCTTCCATGGTGTTCCTACAACCATCAATGAAACAGGCTTCAATCTGGCAGTCACTGGACACAACACTTT AAATTTCTCTGAACAGGCCAGACACCTTATTGACACACTCAAGAGCTATCCA ggtCTGAACTTTACAGAGGACTGGAAACTGGCCACTGTACTTATTGGAATGAATGATATCTGCGATTACTGTAAAAACAAG ACACTCTTCTCAGTGGACAATTTCATTCATTATATGGCAGAGTCCCTGGACATGATGATGAATGAG GTCCCCAGGATGATCGTGAATGTGGTTCAGATCATGACCATGGAGCCATTGAGAGAGGTCCAGAGGCCAACTGTGGGCTGCCTGCTGCAGAA GTCTTTCTGTTCTTGCTTGACAACGCCACCTTCTGATTCTCCTGAGCTGAAGGAGCTTGTTGAGTTGAACTTTGAGTTCCAG AGGAGGTTGGAGAAACTTCTCCACAGTGATCGTTACTTTAAGGAGGACTTTGCTGTGGTTCTCCAGCCCTACCTGAAAAATGCACAACCACCAAGGCTTCCA GCCATGAGGAACTGGCTAAGGGCTTGTGGAACAACATG TTCCAGCCTGAAGGAGAAAAGTTCCTGCTTGAGACATTCTCTGAACCGATTAAACTGA
- the LOC118231437 gene encoding chromogranin-A-like isoform X2, producing MITRGCCVFTLLVSYVLSNPVPSDQVAKDDIKVMKCIVEVIADTLSKPHPIAVSQECQDSLTGDDRIASILRHQNLLKELQEIAAEGVSERVHQPPQKKNEDDSDHVTDGLGGHPGVEDTTEPSTAKEGAADRGDPAEGDNEVEEESREKSGESREGNEIGGTNEGEAAGEAEEGEEKETDGENSRNCISDSVNRGQEEEEQEEDEEKTAPAEEEETHSSSGEDEGKGKEGNETEEDDSTQVSKDGETEQPKSVPDAESDAKRSEEGEAEEEEEMEGEPGHKRPFEGAEKEGEEDATSEVKDDRESEPGFERSSERGEESPRQPSGAAEEDGRMGGEGRNPMEETQGSPQLLWYAPHRSEENSPEEAQELHVEEKREEEGSGSHRGEDHEIERLAAIESELESVAQRLHELRRG from the exons ATGATCACAAGAGGatgctgtgtttttacattattgGTGAGCTACG TGCTTTCAAACCCCGTTCCTTCAGATCAAGTGGCGAAAGATGACATTAAG GTGATGAAATGTATCGTAGAGGTGATCGCTGACACTCTGAGCAAGCCCCATCCCATCGCCGTCAGCCAGGAGTGCCAGGACTCCCTTACAGGAG ATGACCGAATAGCCTCCATCCTTCGCCACCAGAATCTTCTCAAGGAGTTGCAGGAAATTGCTGCTGAAG GTGTCAGTGAGAGAGTCCACCAGCCACCACAGAAGAAAAATGAGGACGATAGCGATCATGTGACCGACGGCCTTGGGGGTCACCCAGGCGTGGAGGACACAACAG agccaTCCACAGCAAAGGAGGGGGCTGCTGATAGGGGGGACCCCGCGGAGGGGGACAacgaggtggaggaggagagccgGGAGAAGAGTGGGGAGTCCCGGGAGGGCAACGAGATTGGGGGAACCAACGAAGGGGAGGCggcgggggaggcggaggagggagaagagaaggaAACGGATGGAGAAAACAGCCGAAATTGCATTTCTGACTCGGTGAACCGAggtcaggaagaggaagagcaggaggaagatgaagaaaagACGGCCccggcagaggaggaggagactcACTCCAGCTCTGGGGAGGATGAGGGGAAGGGAAAGGAGGGGAATGAAACGGAAGAGGACGACAGCACACAAGTAAGCAAAG ATGGGGAGACCGAGCAGCCGAAGAGCGTCCCCGATGCAGAGTCCGACGCGAAACGATctgaggagggggaggcggaggaggaagaagagatggagggagagccAGGACATAAAAGGCCTTTCGAGGGGGCAGAGAAAGAAGGTGAAGAGGATGCAACGAGTGAGGTGAAGGATGACAGGGAGAGCGAGCCGGGCTTCGAGCGGTCgagcgagagaggagaggaatcGCCCCGGCAACCGTCTGGGGCCGCAGAGGAAGACGGGCGCATGGGCGGGGAGGGAAGGAATCCGATGGAGGAGACACAGGGGAGCCCGCAGCTGCTGTGGTACGCCCCGCACCGCTCCGAGGAGAACAGCCCGGAGGAGGCGCAGGAGCTCCAcgtggaggagaagagggaggaggagggcagcgGCAGCCACAGGGGTGAG gaCCATGAGATCGAGCGCCTAGCGGCCATTGAGTCCGAGCTGGAGAGCGTGGCCCAGAGGCTTCATGAGCTGAGGAGAGGCTGA
- the si:dkey-177p2.18 gene encoding phospholipase B1, membrane-associated isoform X1, with protein sequence MRRLSIAVVICIFASCLVKGNSWWEDYEEGKKHYSEEALNKEFPEKTRPQGFSHPPFQCPDMSPSPTNPSSVELVKAADIRVIAAMGDSLTTAIAANASNVLQVPIEYRQVSWSIGGYGTIQDVITLANIVKLFNPNVLGPAPVMTFHGVPTTINETGFNLAVTGHNTLNFSEQARHLIDTLKSYPGLNFTEDWKLATVLIGMNDICDYCKNKTLFSVDNFIHYMAESLDMMMNEVPRMIVNVVQIMTMEPLREVQRPTVGCLLQKSFCSCLTTPPSDSPELKELVELNFEFQRRLEKLLHSDRYFKEDFAVVLQPYLKNAQPPRLPNGNIDMSFFAPDCFHFTIKGHEELAKGLWNNMFQPEGEKFLLETFSEPIKLICPSEEHPYIYTRPHRPTSSSPTLSSSLQLWLFLSLLTVTYIV encoded by the exons ATGAGAAGGCTTTCAATTGCTGTGGTAATCTGCATATTTGCTTCTTGCCTTGTCAAAG GCAACAGTTGGTGGGAGGATTATGAGGAAGGAAAGAAGCACTACAGTGAGGAGGCTCTTAATAAG GAGTTTCCAGAGAAGACGAGACCTCAAGGCTTCAGTCACCCCCCGTTTCAGTGTCCAGACATGAGCCCCTCTCCCACCAATCCCTCATctg TTGAGCTTGTGAAAGCAGCTGACATCAGAGTTATAGCAGCCATGGGTGATTCGCTGACA ACAGCAATTGCTGCCAATGCATCCAATGTCCTCCAAGTGCCCATTGAATACCGTCAAGTTTCATGGAG TATTGGGGGCTATGGAACAATCCAAGATGTTATTACACTTGCAA ACATTGTCAAACTGTTTAACCCAAATGTGCTGGGGCCAGCACCCGTGATGACCTTCCATGGTGTTCCTACAACCATCAATGAAACAGGCTTCAATCTGGCAGTCACTGGACACAACACTTT AAATTTCTCTGAACAGGCCAGACACCTTATTGACACACTCAAGAGCTATCCA ggtCTGAACTTTACAGAGGACTGGAAACTGGCCACTGTACTTATTGGAATGAATGATATCTGCGATTACTGTAAAAACAAG ACACTCTTCTCAGTGGACAATTTCATTCATTATATGGCAGAGTCCCTGGACATGATGATGAATGAG GTCCCCAGGATGATCGTGAATGTGGTTCAGATCATGACCATGGAGCCATTGAGAGAGGTCCAGAGGCCAACTGTGGGCTGCCTGCTGCAGAA GTCTTTCTGTTCTTGCTTGACAACGCCACCTTCTGATTCTCCTGAGCTGAAGGAGCTTGTTGAGTTGAACTTTGAGTTCCAG AGGAGGTTGGAGAAACTTCTCCACAGTGATCGTTACTTTAAGGAGGACTTTGCTGTGGTTCTCCAGCCCTACCTGAAAAATGCACAACCACCAAGGCTTCCA AATGGGAATATTGACATGAGCTTTTTCGCCCCTGACTGCTTCCACTTCACCATTAAAGGCCATGAGGAACTGGCTAAGGGCTTGTGGAACAACATG TTCCAGCCTGAAGGAGAAAAGTTCCTGCTTGAGACATTCTCTGAACCGATTAAACTGATATGTCCCTCTGAG GAACATCCTTACATCTACACAAGACCTCATCGTCCCACATCATCCTCGCCCACATTGTCCAGCTCGCTCCAGCTCTGGCTTTTCCTGTCCCTGTTGACTGTGACATACATCGTGTAA